The sequence below is a genomic window from Desulfobulbus oligotrophicus.
TCTCAGGGGAAAAGGGCAGGGATGGCTAACGGCTGAGTACGGTATGCTGCCCTGTGCCACCCATAGTCGTGGCCGGCGCGAGGCTGTTTCCGGGATGTCCGGGCGGACATATGAAATTCAACGCCTGATCGGACGATCACTGAGAATGATGCTTGATCTGCAGGTGCTGGGTGAACGAACGCTTCGGATTGATTGTGATGTGCTGAATGCGGATGGCGGCACCCGTTGTGCCTCGATTACCGGCGGTGCTCTTGCCGTTCGCATGGCTCTGCGGCGGATGGTCGTGCAGGGACAGCTGGCGTCCATGCCGTTGCTTGTACCGGTGGCAGCCGTCAGTGCGGGTGTTGTTGGAGGTCGGCCTCTGTTGGATCTCGATTATTCTGAAGATTCCACTGCTGATGTTGATGCCAATTTTGTTATGAGTGGCGATGGTCGGTGGATCGAGGTGCAGACCACTGCCGAAGGAGCCCCGTTCCATCCCGATCTCTTCATGGCCATGGCCCGTCTGGCCGCCGAGGGCGGACAACAGTTGTTTGCTCTTTGGGAGGGGGAGGAATAAATACGCTGCCGCTTTGCAAGTGTTTACTTGTCTGCAGATCAGGGGCGGCGACTGTACAGATTAAACGATAGTGCCGGCAAACTGGATGGCTTCCAGATACAGTCTCGGTAGTTTGGTGCAGTCTACTTCCAGTTCTTTTCCAGCCGCCAGACAGCGCTGCCAATTGCCCCTTTCATACGCCGCTACAATCTCAAGAAAGGGTTGGTATGCCCCCTGGCCCAGTATCAAAACATCTTTAATGGCACCGCTCAGGGGAAGTTTCTCCATTGCCTGAACCATCGGTATATCGACAATGGCATCAATTAAGGAGAACAGGCCCAGTAGAAAAAGCT
It includes:
- the rph gene encoding ribonuclease PH, translating into MRSGNRPADGMRPVSLEYGVQPHADGSVLLRIGNTHVLCSVTVEDKVPAFLRGKGQGWLTAEYGMLPCATHSRGRREAVSGMSGRTYEIQRLIGRSLRMMLDLQVLGERTLRIDCDVLNADGGTRCASITGGALAVRMALRRMVVQGQLASMPLLVPVAAVSAGVVGGRPLLDLDYSEDSTADVDANFVMSGDGRWIEVQTTAEGAPFHPDLFMAMARLAAEGGQQLFALWEGEE